In one window of Sulfurimonas sp. DNA:
- the gmhA gene encoding D-sedoheptulose 7-phosphate isomerase, whose translation MKKYIKDQIKKSYETKQAIYENEGLLNKIEEVSKLCVDVYRTSKKTILAGNGGSAADAQHIAAELVGRYGFDRPSIPSLALTTDTSCLTAIGNDYGYDKVFSRQLEGMGQSGDIFIGISTSGNSKNIINAFEVAKQKGIKTVALVGRDGGEMAKIADIALIVPSESTPRIQESHILIGHIICDIIEKEIFGDGVI comes from the coding sequence GTGAAAAAATATATTAAAGATCAGATTAAAAAATCTTATGAAACTAAACAAGCTATTTATGAAAATGAGGGTTTATTAAACAAAATTGAAGAGGTTTCTAAATTATGTGTAGATGTATATAGAACTTCAAAAAAAACTATACTTGCAGGTAATGGCGGCAGTGCGGCCGATGCTCAGCATATAGCAGCCGAACTTGTAGGCAGATACGGGTTTGACAGACCGTCTATCCCGTCTCTTGCATTAACTACGGATACATCATGTTTAACGGCAATCGGAAATGATTACGGATATGATAAAGTATTTTCAAGACAATTAGAGGGGATGGGTCAAAGCGGAGATATTTTTATAGGAATATCAACTTCCGGAAATTCAAAAAATATAATCAATGCATTTGAAGTTGCAAAGCAAAAAGGTATAAAGACAGTCGCTTTAGTCGGTCGTGATGGTGGAGAAATGGCTAAGATAGCTGATATTGCTCTAATCGTTCCATCTGAATCTACGCCGAGAATACAAGAATCTCATATACTTATAGGTCATATAATCTGCGACATTATAGAAAAAGAGATATTTGGCGACGGTGTTATTTAA
- the gmhB gene encoding D-glycero-beta-D-manno-heptose 1,7-bisphosphate 7-phosphatase, with the protein MNRALFLDRDGVVNVEINYLYKIEDFEFVEGILNLCKYYQDKGYIIIIVTNQSGIDRGYYSESDFNFLTSWMTKEFAKYGIEIKKVYYCPHHPDISLVCNCRKPNPGMILEAEKEYDIDLKNSILVGDKESDIEAGLSAGIIETYLFDEKKIYKESKASKIVSKLEEIYNVNTK; encoded by the coding sequence ATGAATAGAGCGCTTTTTTTAGACCGTGACGGTGTTGTAAATGTTGAGATAAACTATTTATATAAGATTGAAGATTTTGAGTTTGTAGAGGGAATATTGAATCTTTGCAAATATTATCAAGATAAGGGTTACATTATTATTATCGTAACAAATCAATCCGGTATTGATAGGGGTTATTATAGTGAGTCTGATTTTAATTTTTTAACTTCATGGATGACTAAAGAGTTTGCAAAATATGGAATTGAGATAAAAAAAGTATATTATTGCCCTCATCATCCTGATATTTCTCTTGTATGTAATTGCAGAAAACCAAATCCCGGTATGATACTAGAAGCCGAAAAAGAGTATGATATCGATCTGAAAAATTCTATTTTAGTCGGTGATAAAGAGAGCGATATAGAGGCAGGGTTAAGTGCCGGAATAATAGAGACTTATCTTTTTGATGAGAAAAAAATTTACAAAGAGTCAAAAGCGTCAAAAATTGTTTCAAAATTGGAGGAGATTTACAATGTTAATACTAAATAG
- a CDS encoding asparaginase domain-containing protein produces MLILNSGGTFNKQYNPLNGELEVPYNNSVIEKILQSVESKYDVAGVIYKDSLDMTMSDRKMLANIIMESKDDTFVIVHGTDTMHMSAEFLSEIFDDRKIVFVGAMKPFEIDNIEASLNLGMAIGFAKAVQKVGVYICMSGYVESWDKIRKNTKFGKFEVVS; encoded by the coding sequence ATGTTAATACTAAATAGCGGCGGAACTTTTAATAAGCAATACAATCCATTAAACGGAGAGCTTGAAGTTCCATATAACAACTCTGTGATAGAGAAAATTTTGCAAAGCGTAGAGTCTAAGTATGATGTGGCGGGTGTTATATATAAAGATAGTTTGGATATGACTATGAGTGATAGAAAAATGCTTGCAAATATTATAATGGAATCAAAAGACGATACATTTGTGATTGTGCATGGGACGGATACTATGCATATGAGTGCAGAGTTTTTGTCTGAAATCTTTGACGATAGAAAAATCGTTTTTGTCGGTGCCATGAAACCGTTTGAAATAGATAATATCGAAGCGAGTTTAAATCTCGGTATGGCAATAGGATTTGCAAAAGCAGTTCAAAAAGTCGGGGTTTATATCTGTATGAGCGGCTATGTCGAGTCGTGGGACAAAATACGAAAAAATACAAAATTTGGAAAATTTGAAGTTGTCTCATAA
- a CDS encoding heavy metal translocating P-type ATPase, protein MSSRGTKYEKIQNLENLKLSHKVSCSHCHLEFDPSVMIKDKEHYFCCGGCQNVFHLLCDEKLDSFYEKSKNQPLSPPSENFEDSSTFDTPSFYNKFVKVNSDGFCEVSLIIEGIHCSACVWLNEKALHKMDGVIEANINFTNNKATIVWADDVVKLSAIIDMIRSIGYNAFAYDSSAQEIHANRERKAYYLKMAVAIFASMNIMWIAVAQYAGYFSGITQDVKTILNIAEGILATPVLFYSGWVFFRGAYYGLKTKVVNMDLLVATGALLTYLYSIYITVLGRGEAYFDSVSMIITFVLIGKFLEVLSKKSAADVLDKITKNIPTDVKIIRQNSVVICKLDDVIIGDIVVVTSGERVLLDGEIVRGSGSFDESSLTGESEPVYKSVGMNVISGTTSIDADVHFIATKDFKHSTLSNIVTLLESAINKKPKIELAANRLSEYFSSIILTLSFITFIVWWIYSSSFETSFMASVSVIIIACPCALALATPVATLVGLGLGASRGILFKEAAGLESMAEADTLVLDKTGTVTVGKPEIISENIYKNFDKKLLYSLVKSSNHPVAKGVVKYIKEQDEKIDEIVFDEYMQIPAKGIRAKYKGVELLGGNLKLLQENSINIEVSTKETTFYFVVGNEVVAMYELRDKIKDGISELMENMLQHNIAVVLLSGDHENITEKVALEVGIKNFMFEQTPQDKAKYIEKLHKEGKKVVMVGDGVNDILALASADIAIAMGGGSDIAVEVGDVVLLDDSLKSLSDAFKISRTTFGLIKQNLFISLLYNALTIPLAMTGYVIPLFAAISMSVSSLLVVGNSMRIRHKWVRS, encoded by the coding sequence ATGTCGAGTCGTGGGACAAAATACGAAAAAATACAAAATTTGGAAAATTTGAAGTTGTCTCATAAGGTTTCTTGTTCTCATTGTCATTTAGAATTTGATCCTTCGGTGATGATAAAGGATAAAGAACATTACTTCTGTTGCGGTGGCTGTCAGAATGTATTTCATCTGCTTTGCGATGAAAAACTTGATAGTTTTTATGAAAAAAGTAAAAATCAACCGCTCTCCCCGCCGTCTGAAAATTTTGAGGACTCTTCAACTTTTGATACCCCCTCTTTTTATAATAAATTTGTAAAAGTAAATAGTGACGGATTTTGTGAAGTCTCTCTCATCATAGAGGGGATTCACTGCTCGGCTTGCGTATGGCTCAATGAAAAAGCACTCCACAAGATGGACGGCGTTATAGAAGCAAATATAAATTTTACAAATAATAAGGCAACAATTGTCTGGGCGGATGATGTCGTAAAGTTATCTGCAATTATAGATATGATCCGCTCCATCGGTTACAATGCATTTGCATATGACTCCTCGGCGCAAGAGATACATGCCAATAGAGAAAGAAAAGCGTACTATTTAAAGATGGCGGTTGCGATATTTGCATCAATGAATATTATGTGGATTGCGGTTGCACAGTATGCGGGATATTTTAGCGGAATTACTCAAGATGTAAAGACGATACTCAATATTGCAGAGGGCATACTCGCAACACCCGTGCTTTTTTATAGCGGCTGGGTCTTTTTTAGAGGTGCATATTACGGTTTAAAGACAAAAGTCGTAAATATGGATTTGCTTGTAGCAACGGGGGCTTTGCTTACTTATCTGTATTCAATTTATATAACTGTTTTAGGTCGGGGAGAGGCATATTTTGACTCAGTAAGTATGATTATTACATTTGTTCTAATCGGTAAATTTTTAGAGGTTTTAAGTAAAAAAAGCGCTGCGGATGTGCTTGATAAAATAACAAAAAATATACCTACGGATGTTAAAATTATTAGACAAAATAGCGTCGTGATATGTAAATTGGATGATGTTATAATCGGAGATATAGTAGTAGTAACTTCCGGTGAGAGAGTTTTGCTTGACGGAGAGATAGTCAGAGGAAGCGGTTCTTTTGATGAATCTAGCTTAACCGGAGAGAGTGAACCTGTATATAAAAGTGTCGGCATGAATGTTATTAGCGGTACTACAAGCATTGATGCGGATGTGCATTTTATAGCAACAAAAGATTTTAAACACTCAACCCTTTCAAATATTGTTACCCTTTTAGAGTCCGCTATAAATAAAAAACCAAAAATAGAGCTGGCAGCAAATAGATTGTCCGAATATTTTTCATCTATTATTTTGACACTCTCATTTATAACATTTATCGTATGGTGGATATATTCAAGTAGTTTTGAGACATCTTTTATGGCTAGCGTATCTGTAATTATAATAGCTTGTCCCTGTGCTTTGGCTCTTGCTACGCCGGTTGCGACTTTGGTAGGACTTGGTTTAGGGGCCTCAAGAGGTATTCTTTTTAAAGAAGCGGCAGGGTTAGAGAGTATGGCAGAAGCAGATACTCTGGTTTTGGACAAAACGGGGACTGTAACGGTCGGAAAACCCGAAATAATAAGCGAAAATATATATAAAAATTTTGATAAAAAATTGCTCTACTCGCTTGTTAAATCATCAAATCATCCTGTTGCAAAAGGAGTTGTGAAGTACATAAAAGAGCAGGATGAAAAGATAGATGAAATTGTTTTTGACGAGTATATGCAAATTCCGGCAAAAGGGATAAGAGCAAAATACAAGGGTGTAGAACTTTTAGGCGGAAATTTAAAATTATTGCAAGAAAACAGCATAAATATAGAAGTTTCTACAAAAGAGACAACATTTTATTTCGTAGTCGGCAATGAAGTCGTAGCGATGTATGAACTTAGAGACAAGATAAAAGATGGTATTTCGGAGTTGATGGAAAATATGCTTCAACACAATATAGCCGTAGTGCTTTTAAGCGGAGATCACGAAAATATAACTGAAAAAGTGGCTCTTGAAGTCGGAATAAAGAATTTTATGTTTGAACAAACACCGCAGGATAAAGCAAAATATATAGAAAAGCTTCACAAAGAAGGTAAAAAAGTAGTTATGGTCGGAGACGGCGTAAATGATATCTTGGCACTTGCATCAGCCGATATAGCGATTGCAATGGGCGGAGGAAGCGATATAGCGGTTGAAGTCGGAGATGTCGTTTTGCTTGATGATTCGCTAAAATCGCTAAGCGATGCTTTTAAAATCAGTCGTACGACATTTGGACTTATTAAACAAAATCTTTTTATATCGTTGCTGTACAATGCGCTAACAATTCCTTTGGCAATGACGGGATATGTTATACCTCTTTTTGCGGCTATTTCTATGTCGGTTAGTTCGCTTTTAGTTGTGGGTAACTCTATGCGAATTCGCCATAAATGGGTAAGGAGTTAA
- the ccoS gene encoding cbb3-type cytochrome oxidase assembly protein CcoS, whose translation MDNWVIAMMLGVSIFLGAIALFAFLWAVKNGQFDDEEKFLNGAKFDGEDELNDAVKREEKKESLKRKYKPE comes from the coding sequence ATGGATAATTGGGTGATTGCTATGATGCTTGGTGTCTCTATATTTTTGGGGGCAATTGCACTTTTTGCATTTTTATGGGCAGTTAAAAACGGTCAGTTTGATGATGAAGAAAAGTTTTTAAACGGTGCCAAATTTGACGGTGAAGATGAACTGAACGATGCCGTTAAACGAGAAGAAAAAAAAGAGAGCTTAAAGAGAAAGTACAAACCGGAATAA
- a CDS encoding cytochrome C yields MKKIVLSIVALTATTALMAAVEAGACQGCHGADWTKPALGKSKNVAEMTHADIATALKGYKAGTYGGPMKGLMAGQVSKYSDADLDAFSKTVGK; encoded by the coding sequence ATGAAAAAAATCGTTTTATCAATCGTTGCTTTAACTGCAACTACTGCTTTAATGGCTGCTGTAGAAGCTGGTGCATGTCAAGGATGTCACGGAGCTGACTGGACTAAGCCTGCTCTTGGTAAATCTAAGAATGTTGCTGAGATGACTCATGCTGATATCGCTACAGCTCTTAAAGGTTATAAAGCTGGAACTTACGGCGGACCAATGAAAGGTCTTATGGCTGGTCAAGTTTCTAAATACAGCGATGCTGATTTAGATGCTTTCTCTAAAACTGTAGGTAAATAA